A single genomic interval of Alistipes provencensis harbors:
- a CDS encoding HU family DNA-binding protein, producing the protein MSSCIRNNSDKGAVMLCTTYGTFAIKYRKENTARNISKNTTIVVPAHDIPAFKPSPDLCDAVK; encoded by the coding sequence ATTAGTTCCTGCATAAGAAATAACAGTGATAAAGGTGCCGTTATGTTGTGTACCACATACGGAACTTTTGCAATCAAGTATCGCAAGGAAAATACGGCTCGTAACATCTCGAAGAATACGACAATAGTTGTCCCTGCGCATGACATCCCGGCATTCAAGCCGTCTCCCGACTTATGTGATGCTGTCAAATAA
- a CDS encoding aminotransferase class IV, whose protein sequence is MTTFSEAIRLEQGRLHNLAYHQARVDRTAGHFFGTCPSLSGLPNSIPEEVRQGLFKCRVVYGRDIGKVEYIPYVRRRIEKVGVIRDDAIDYSYKYTDRSRLNILLRDSGCDEIVIVRRGLVTDASAFNLVFESADGLFTPAGPLLAGTKRQELLERGLIAARRIEAQELGDYLNVRFINAMTDLKEAPKVATAALVRL, encoded by the coding sequence ATGACGACCTTCAGCGAAGCCATAAGGCTCGAGCAGGGACGATTGCACAACCTTGCCTATCATCAGGCTCGGGTCGACCGCACGGCCGGACATTTTTTCGGGACGTGTCCGAGCCTCTCCGGTTTGCCGAATTCAATCCCCGAAGAGGTACGGCAGGGGTTGTTCAAGTGCCGGGTCGTATATGGCCGCGACATCGGGAAGGTCGAGTACATTCCTTATGTACGGCGACGGATCGAAAAAGTAGGAGTAATCCGGGACGATGCCATCGACTACTCCTACAAATATACGGATCGGAGCCGATTGAATATACTGCTGCGCGATTCGGGGTGCGACGAGATCGTCATTGTCCGCCGCGGTCTGGTGACGGATGCCTCGGCTTTCAATCTCGTGTTCGAGTCTGCCGACGGACTTTTTACGCCGGCCGGTCCGCTGCTGGCCGGGACGAAACGGCAGGAACTGCTGGAGCGGGGCCTGATCGCCGCCCGGCGAATCGAGGCGCAAGAGCTCGGGGACTATCTGAATGTACGGTTCATCAACGCCATGACCGATCTGAAGGAGGCCCCGAAGGTCGCTACGGCAGCATTGGTTCGTCTGTAA
- a CDS encoding class I fructose-bisphosphate aldolase, giving the protein MKSIADILDEDAVYYLDYQCKTIDKKSLYLPGPDTVDRIWTDSDRNIRTLGNLQRILSHGRLGGTGYVSILPVDQGVEHSAGASFAPNPAYFDPENIVRLALEGGCNAVASTFGVLGSVARKYAHKIPFIVKINHNELLSYPNTYDQVMFGNVREAWNMGAAAVGATIYFGSEQSRRQLVEIARAFDEAHGLGMATILWCYLRNEGFKKEGVDYHASADLTGQADHLGVTIKADIVKQKLPSNNGGFRAVGFGKTSDKVYTELTSDHPIDLCRYQVANGYMGRVGLINSGGESHGESDLKEAVTTAVINKRAGGMGLISGRKAFQRPMKEGIELLNAIQDVYLDPSITIA; this is encoded by the coding sequence ATGAAAAGCATTGCAGATATTTTGGACGAGGATGCCGTTTACTACCTCGACTACCAATGCAAAACCATCGACAAGAAGTCGTTGTACCTGCCGGGGCCCGACACCGTGGACCGCATCTGGACGGATTCCGACCGCAACATCCGCACGCTGGGCAATCTCCAGCGGATTCTCTCGCACGGGCGTCTGGGCGGCACGGGCTATGTCTCGATCCTGCCCGTGGATCAGGGCGTCGAGCACTCCGCAGGGGCCTCGTTCGCCCCGAATCCCGCCTATTTCGATCCGGAGAACATCGTCAGACTGGCCCTCGAGGGCGGCTGCAACGCCGTGGCTTCGACTTTCGGCGTACTCGGGTCCGTGGCACGGAAATATGCGCACAAGATTCCGTTCATCGTCAAAATCAACCACAACGAGCTGCTCTCCTACCCCAACACCTATGACCAGGTGATGTTCGGAAACGTGAGGGAGGCCTGGAACATGGGCGCCGCCGCCGTGGGGGCGACGATCTATTTCGGCTCGGAGCAGAGCCGCCGGCAGTTGGTCGAGATCGCCCGCGCCTTCGACGAGGCCCACGGACTGGGCATGGCGACGATCCTGTGGTGCTACCTGCGCAACGAGGGTTTCAAAAAGGAGGGTGTCGACTACCACGCTTCGGCCGACCTGACGGGGCAGGCCGACCATCTGGGCGTGACGATCAAGGCCGACATCGTGAAGCAGAAACTCCCGTCGAACAACGGCGGGTTCCGGGCCGTCGGGTTCGGCAAGACCAGCGACAAGGTCTACACGGAGCTGACCTCCGACCACCCCATCGACCTCTGCCGCTATCAGGTGGCCAACGGGTATATGGGCCGCGTGGGGCTTATCAATTCGGGCGGCGAGTCGCACGGGGAGTCCGATCTGAAGGAGGCCGTCACGACGGCCGTCATCAACAAACGCGCCGGCGGCATGGGCCTCATCAGCGGCCGCAAGGCTTTCCAGCGCCCGATGAAGGAGGGAATCGAACTGCTCAACGCCATTCAGGACGTATATCTCGACCCCTCGATAACAATAGCTTGA
- a CDS encoding IS110 family transposase: MEKCTKYQSAFICFEHTGVYSMALAAFLESQHIIFAMVSPLEIKRSMGIVRGKNDVVDSKRIAEYASRFRDKIVVTKLPAKDITRLHFLLMLRDKTARTLAGYIAAVNEV; encoded by the coding sequence ATAGAGAAATGCACGAAGTACCAATCCGCTTTTATTTGCTTCGAACATACGGGCGTTTATTCGATGGCTTTGGCTGCATTCCTGGAATCGCAGCATATTATATTTGCGATGGTCTCACCGCTGGAAATCAAACGTTCCATGGGTATTGTACGCGGAAAGAATGACGTCGTCGATTCCAAACGCATTGCCGAATATGCTTCCAGATTCCGGGACAAGATCGTCGTAACGAAATTACCGGCCAAAGATATTACGAGACTACATTTTCTTCTTATGTTGCGAGATAAGACCGCAAGAACCTTGGCCGGGTATATCGCGGCAGTAAACGAGGTTTAG
- a CDS encoding ferritin-like domain-containing protein: MNEQIENTLNELINTEIWSSNRYLSLQIHFERQQLPILSFWLNMQARSGIERICRMTSLIYRQGGRVTIREATHNAREWGTTIEALDRMIEHENYMDGQVASLLKLTEMEDTDISQQIHQIYSQRFYVTSIFTEMLRIFGEESRRRLPFSDKLVHLE, encoded by the coding sequence ATGAACGAACAGATTGAAAATACCCTGAACGAACTGATAAATACCGAAATATGGTCCTCCAACCGGTATTTGTCGCTGCAAATCCATTTTGAACGGCAACAACTTCCAATTCTCTCTTTCTGGCTGAACATGCAGGCCCGCAGCGGTATAGAGCGAATCTGCCGGATGACAAGCCTGATTTACCGGCAGGGAGGGCGTGTGACAATCCGGGAAGCGACACACAACGCCAGAGAATGGGGTACGACCATAGAGGCGCTGGACCGTATGATCGAACACGAGAACTATATGGACGGGCAGGTGGCATCACTACTGAAACTCACCGAGATGGAAGATACGGATATCTCGCAGCAAATCCATCAGATATATTCCCAGCGGTTCTATGTGACCAGTATCTTTACAGAGATGCTCCGCATTTTCGGAGAGGAGAGCCGGCGCAGACTACCCTTTAGCGACAAATTAGTGCATCTTGAATAA
- the pfkA gene encoding 6-phosphofructokinase gives MNKEQFIGVLTSGGDASGMNAAIRAVTRSAIFNGFRVKGIYRGYEGLINGEVRELTTEDVSSIIQRGGTILKTARSPRFTTPEGRRQAWETIRQEEIGALVIIGGDGSLRGARIFAEEYDLPCIGLPGTIDNDLCGTDVTIGYDTALNTIVECVDKIRDTATSHDRIFFVEVMGRDAGFLAQYSAIASGAEAAIIPEDRTDVDQLEHFIGRGIRKTKNSSIVIVSESPKDGGAMHYAERVCKEYPEYEVRVTILGHLQRGGAPSASDRILSSRLGVASVTALLEGQRNVMIGIRNGETVYVPFIEAIRRDKPLDKRLVEILDELSI, from the coding sequence ATGAATAAAGAGCAATTCATAGGCGTCCTGACCTCCGGAGGCGACGCCTCGGGCATGAATGCGGCAATCCGGGCGGTGACGCGCAGCGCCATTTTCAATGGATTCCGGGTAAAAGGTATTTATCGCGGTTACGAAGGGTTAATCAACGGTGAAGTACGGGAACTCACCACAGAGGATGTCAGCAGCATCATTCAACGCGGCGGCACGATCCTCAAAACGGCCCGTTCGCCGCGTTTCACAACTCCCGAGGGGCGCAGACAGGCATGGGAAACGATACGACAGGAAGAGATCGGTGCGTTGGTCATCATCGGCGGCGACGGATCGTTACGCGGCGCACGCATCTTCGCCGAAGAGTACGACCTGCCCTGCATCGGGCTTCCGGGGACGATCGACAATGATCTCTGCGGGACGGATGTCACGATCGGATACGATACGGCGCTGAATACGATCGTCGAATGCGTGGACAAAATCCGCGACACGGCCACATCGCACGATCGCATCTTTTTCGTCGAGGTCATGGGACGCGATGCCGGATTTTTGGCACAATACAGCGCAATCGCTTCCGGGGCCGAAGCGGCAATCATCCCCGAGGACCGAACGGATGTCGACCAGCTTGAACATTTCATCGGACGGGGAATCCGGAAAACGAAAAACAGCAGCATCGTAATTGTTTCAGAAAGTCCGAAGGACGGCGGAGCCATGCACTATGCCGAACGGGTGTGCAAGGAGTATCCCGAATACGAAGTACGGGTCACCATTTTGGGACACCTGCAGCGAGGCGGAGCACCGAGTGCCTCGGATCGCATACTCTCCAGCCGTCTGGGGGTTGCGTCAGTCACGGCACTGCTGGAAGGTCAGCGCAATGTCATGATCGGCATTCGCAACGGGGAAACTGTCTACGTTCCCTTCATCGAAGCGATCCGTCGAGATAAACCATTAGATAAAAGGTTGGTGGAAATTCTCGATGAATTGTCGATCTAA
- the corA gene encoding magnesium/cobalt transporter CorA yields MKNNLLTEQLVYNGESRTKTHIHLIAYTRETVHETVCDNFTDEISKADPAAKLWIRVHGLEDTECINALCTHFGIDFLVVQDILNVNHPSKVEEYDKFNFLVSRIFEGDRITQIRLIQGGNFVMSFTDNESTLLNDVQQALQHNVLKIRTRASDYLFSVMINDLVSNYISVAMSIGDDLDDLETELIAASDNRDIGGRLQIHRRRYMELKRTIIPLKDQYPRLLHTDSTLIHAANKPFLNDVNDHLLNVTQLIDSCRETLSSLMDLYVSNNDLRMNDIMKRLTIVSTIFIPLTFLVGVWGMNFKYMPELEWEHGYITAWIVMVAVGIAAYLIFKTKKWR; encoded by the coding sequence ATGAAAAACAACCTGCTGACCGAACAACTGGTCTACAATGGCGAGAGCCGCACGAAAACCCATATACACCTCATCGCCTACACCCGCGAAACGGTTCATGAAACGGTGTGCGACAATTTTACCGATGAAATATCGAAGGCAGACCCTGCGGCCAAACTGTGGATAAGGGTTCACGGGCTGGAAGACACGGAGTGCATCAACGCGCTCTGTACCCATTTCGGCATCGACTTCCTCGTCGTACAGGACATCCTGAACGTCAACCACCCGAGTAAGGTAGAAGAGTACGACAAATTCAATTTTCTCGTTTCCCGAATCTTCGAAGGCGACAGAATCACACAGATCAGGCTGATCCAGGGCGGAAATTTCGTTATGAGTTTCACGGACAACGAGTCGACGCTTCTCAACGACGTGCAGCAGGCCTTGCAACACAACGTGCTGAAAATACGCACGCGAGCCTCCGATTATCTTTTCTCGGTGATGATCAACGATCTGGTGTCGAACTACATATCCGTAGCCATGTCGATCGGCGACGATCTGGACGATCTGGAGACAGAACTCATCGCCGCTTCGGATAATCGGGACATTGGCGGCCGACTGCAGATACACCGGCGCCGGTACATGGAACTCAAACGCACAATCATTCCGCTGAAAGATCAGTATCCGCGGTTGCTGCATACGGATTCGACGCTCATCCATGCAGCCAACAAGCCGTTCCTCAACGATGTCAACGACCATTTGCTGAACGTAACCCAACTGATAGACAGCTGCCGCGAAACGCTCTCGTCGCTCATGGATCTTTACGTCTCGAACAACGACCTGCGGATGAACGACATTATGAAACGGCTGACGATCGTTTCCACCATTTTTATTCCGCTAACTTTTCTGGTCGGAGTCTGGGGTATGAATTTCAAATACATGCCCGAACTGGAATGGGAGCACGGCTATATCACGGCGTGGATCGTCATGGTCGCAGTCGGGATCGCGGCCTATCTGATTTTCAAAACGAAAAAATGGCGCTAA
- a CDS encoding DUF4251 domain-containing protein: MKKIILIALIAMCAGTSNAQEPKNATHKQLRAEQEAAFDIPACGPDGSGGITVTGRISDFEQSIDRRGNLYIPINVMGTDISVQEQISLPRGSSSASVDILPNFNSNRHSLSGVLLPLCKAHLFQGRSF; the protein is encoded by the coding sequence ATGAAAAAAATCATCTTAATCGCCCTGATAGCCATGTGCGCCGGTACGAGCAACGCACAGGAACCCAAAAACGCGACCCACAAACAACTCCGGGCCGAACAGGAGGCAGCCTTCGACATCCCGGCCTGCGGCCCCGACGGATCGGGCGGCATTACCGTCACTGGCAGAATTTCTGATTTCGAGCAGAGTATCGACAGGCGGGGAAACCTCTACATCCCAATAAATGTCATGGGCACGGACATTTCGGTTCAGGAGCAGATCAGCCTGCCACGCGGCAGTAGCTCTGCCTCCGTCGACATTCTACCCAATTTTAACTCCAACCGGCATTCGTTAAGCGGCGTACTGCTTCCGCTCTGCAAAGCGCACCTCTTTCAGGGCAGATCATTCTAA
- a CDS encoding HdeD family acid-resistance protein: protein MEREIKIESGDGEIRYWWVSLLVGLLSVAVGIWCIATPEESLMALTSLFICVLIAAGICNVAFAALNDRHSTGWGWTLTRGILELLLGIWLLALPLPVVAETLVVLIGFWVLFYAVIGIGEACELQQFGVRGWGWLLACSILCLILSFVYLVTPVYGGFFIVLYAGLSFLFYGIFRIAFAFILRRLGRG, encoded by the coding sequence ATGGAAAGAGAAATCAAGATCGAATCGGGCGACGGCGAGATCAGATATTGGTGGGTCTCGCTGCTGGTGGGCCTGCTGAGTGTCGCCGTCGGTATCTGGTGTATCGCCACACCGGAGGAATCGCTCATGGCCCTGACCTCGCTCTTCATATGCGTACTGATCGCCGCGGGCATTTGCAACGTCGCTTTTGCGGCGTTGAACGACCGCCACAGCACCGGATGGGGCTGGACGCTGACACGCGGCATTCTCGAACTGTTGCTGGGAATCTGGCTGCTGGCGCTCCCACTGCCTGTTGTGGCGGAAACATTGGTGGTGCTGATCGGGTTCTGGGTATTGTTCTATGCCGTCATCGGAATCGGAGAAGCGTGCGAACTGCAGCAGTTCGGTGTCCGCGGCTGGGGATGGTTGCTCGCATGCAGCATCCTGTGCCTGATATTATCGTTCGTCTACCTGGTGACACCGGTTTACGGAGGTTTTTTCATCGTCCTCTATGCCGGCCTGTCCTTCCTCTTTTACGGAATATTCCGGATTGCATTCGCCTTTATCCTGCGCCGCCTGGGCCGAGGATGA
- a CDS encoding Hsp20/alpha crystallin family protein, whose product MLPARKNQDWLPSIFNDFFGNEWLVKPNFSTPAINVVETEKEYRVEVAAPGMTKDDFKINLDDENNLTINVEKKEEKKEEKKEKHFLRREFSYTKFQQSIALPDNTEKEKISAKVEHGVLTIEIPKKQGSEKKVSRTIDVK is encoded by the coding sequence ATGTTACCTGCAAGAAAAAATCAGGACTGGCTGCCGAGCATCTTCAACGATTTCTTCGGCAACGAATGGCTTGTGAAGCCGAATTTCTCGACTCCGGCGATCAACGTCGTCGAAACCGAAAAGGAGTACCGGGTTGAGGTTGCGGCTCCCGGTATGACCAAAGACGACTTCAAGATCAATCTGGACGATGAGAACAACCTGACCATCAATGTAGAAAAGAAGGAAGAGAAAAAAGAGGAAAAGAAGGAAAAACACTTTCTGCGTCGCGAATTCTCCTATACGAAATTCCAACAGTCCATCGCCCTGCCCGACAATACGGAAAAGGAGAAAATCTCCGCCAAAGTCGAACATGGCGTACTCACGATCGAAATACCCAAGAAACAGGGTTCGGAAAAGAAGGTATCCCGAACGATCGATGTAAAATAA
- a CDS encoding cation:proton antiporter, with the protein MSDISPLISDLAFILIIAGFVTILFRWIKQPVILGYIVAGIMAGPHVSFLPTVSDPANIKIWGDIGIIFLLFSMGLGFSFRKLMNVGITALVTTVVIVCGMMFLGYTAGNAMGFSHMSSIFLGGMLSMSSTAIVYKAFGDMGLLQQKFTGIVLGILVVEDLVAVVMLVVLSTLGISKHFEEGAMLESVLKLAAFLIFWFALGIYLIPTAFRKFQRFLSDEILLIVSLALCLGMVMIATKAGFSAALGAFVMGSLLAETAESDRIGQLVQPVKDLFAAVFFVSVGMMVDPIVIWQYIFPILILTLLVLGGQVLFGSFGVLLSGQPLKIAVQSGFSLTQVGEFAFIIASLGVSLHVTDNSLYPVIVAVSVITTFLTPYMIRCSDPAYRIVERYLPMTMKEFLVRYSSGTMTVHHQSLWTHLLKSMFIPVGIYLVICIFFATLFFSYIQPLILEHLPGVKGNMVGFAIIFPVIAPLLWAVIVRKNHSPEFRKLWADSKFNRGSLVSLVLIKIILCIAVIMGVLVRLFNVALGAGVVLSTVIVGAIYFSKWVRRRSTSIEDRFLKNFQGDKNSPARTVLNGAMPFANLHMTDITISPDSPCVGQTLQDLCIRTKFQVNVISIVRGNQRIDIPDGTEHLYPHDRITLAGTDEQLERFKCSLQPAGEQKPKIDRADEEPMRIMQLSLDSCSPLVNRSIREVALQNCIVLGIERNGKNLMNPEPETVFRENDMIWLVGKQRAVESLN; encoded by the coding sequence ATGTCTGACATCTCACCTCTGATTTCCGACCTGGCCTTTATATTAATAATAGCCGGATTCGTCACGATCCTCTTCCGCTGGATCAAACAACCCGTCATCCTCGGATATATCGTGGCCGGCATCATGGCCGGGCCACATGTATCCTTTCTCCCGACGGTTTCCGACCCTGCAAACATCAAGATATGGGGTGACATCGGCATTATTTTCCTGCTCTTCTCCATGGGGCTGGGTTTCTCGTTCCGCAAATTGATGAACGTCGGCATCACGGCGCTTGTCACCACGGTCGTAATCGTATGCGGGATGATGTTTCTGGGTTATACGGCCGGCAATGCCATGGGATTCTCGCACATGAGCAGTATCTTCCTCGGCGGTATGCTCTCCATGTCATCCACGGCCATCGTCTACAAAGCGTTCGGCGACATGGGACTGCTGCAGCAGAAGTTTACCGGTATCGTTCTGGGCATTCTGGTCGTCGAGGACCTTGTGGCCGTCGTCATGTTAGTCGTGCTCTCCACACTGGGTATCAGCAAACATTTCGAGGAAGGCGCCATGCTGGAGAGCGTGCTGAAACTGGCCGCTTTTCTCATCTTCTGGTTCGCACTGGGTATCTACCTTATCCCAACAGCATTCCGGAAATTTCAACGTTTTCTCAGCGACGAGATTCTGCTGATCGTCTCGTTAGCGCTCTGTTTAGGCATGGTCATGATCGCCACCAAAGCCGGATTCTCGGCGGCCCTCGGGGCTTTCGTCATGGGATCGTTGCTGGCAGAAACAGCCGAATCCGACCGGATCGGTCAGCTCGTGCAGCCCGTCAAGGATCTCTTCGCCGCTGTTTTCTTCGTTTCGGTAGGCATGATGGTCGATCCGATCGTCATCTGGCAGTATATCTTCCCGATCCTCATCCTGACGCTATTGGTGCTGGGCGGGCAGGTGTTGTTCGGGAGCTTCGGAGTGCTGCTCTCGGGACAGCCTCTGAAGATAGCCGTCCAGTCGGGCTTCTCGCTGACCCAAGTCGGCGAGTTCGCTTTCATCATCGCGTCCCTCGGCGTCAGCCTACATGTGACGGACAATTCGCTCTATCCCGTAATCGTAGCCGTATCGGTAATCACAACCTTCCTGACACCTTACATGATCCGGTGTTCCGACCCGGCTTACCGCATCGTGGAACGGTATCTGCCGATGACGATGAAAGAATTTCTGGTCCGCTACTCGTCAGGGACGATGACTGTCCATCACCAGAGCTTGTGGACGCATCTTCTGAAATCGATGTTCATCCCGGTGGGAATCTATCTGGTCATCTGTATCTTCTTCGCCACACTCTTCTTCAGTTATATCCAACCGCTGATCCTGGAACACCTGCCGGGCGTGAAAGGCAACATGGTGGGCTTTGCAATCATCTTTCCCGTTATCGCCCCGCTGCTGTGGGCTGTCATAGTTCGAAAGAACCATTCCCCCGAGTTCCGCAAACTCTGGGCAGACAGCAAGTTCAACCGCGGTTCGCTGGTTTCGCTGGTACTCATCAAGATCATCCTCTGCATTGCGGTCATAATGGGCGTCCTGGTCCGTCTGTTCAACGTAGCACTCGGTGCCGGAGTAGTTCTCTCGACCGTAATCGTCGGAGCCATCTATTTCTCGAAGTGGGTCCGGCGACGGTCCACCTCGATCGAAGATCGCTTCCTGAAGAATTTTCAAGGCGATAAGAACAGCCCTGCGCGCACGGTGCTGAACGGTGCCATGCCGTTCGCCAACCTGCACATGACCGACATTACAATCTCCCCCGATTCGCCCTGTGTCGGTCAGACCTTGCAAGACCTGTGCATCCGGACAAAATTTCAGGTGAACGTCATCTCCATCGTGCGCGGTAATCAGCGAATCGATATCCCCGACGGTACGGAACATCTCTATCCTCACGACCGGATCACACTCGCGGGAACCGACGAACAGCTCGAACGTTTCAAATGTTCCCTGCAACCCGCCGGAGAGCAGAAACCGAAGATCGACAGGGCTGACGAGGAACCGATGCGGATCATGCAATTGAGCCTCGACAGTTGTTCGCCGCTGGTAAACCGGTCGATCCGCGAAGTTGCACTTCAGAACTGCATCGTACTGGGTATCGAACGAAACGGAAAAAATCTGATGAATCCTGAACCGGAAACCGTTTTCCGGGAAAATGACATGATATGGCTCGTCGGGAAACAACGGGCCGTTGAATCGTTAAATTAA
- a CDS encoding aminodeoxychorismate synthase component I: MRAEEVRIRMNDAGRRRTPFLFAVDFEMTEGIFLDDPAAQHELLFRVPAGSNIPKTKVPAERGTFEASPEPYEVYLSRFDVVMQGLQRGDSFLANLTLRTPLALSVPLQEVILHSDAPYCLYVPGRFACFSPERFVRIADGRISTNPMKGTIDASIPDAAQAILADPKETAEHYTVVDLLRNDLGMVAERVEVKRFRYIDTLRTNRGDILQVSSEIVGTLPEDSFSRMGDILFRMLPAGSVSGAPKRSTLELIRRAEERPRGFYTGVFGYFDGRELDSAVMIRYIEQTDGGMYFRSGGGITVMSRPEEEYDEVLKKIYLPFL; encoded by the coding sequence ATGCGAGCCGAAGAAGTGAGAATCCGGATGAACGACGCCGGCAGACGGCGGACGCCGTTTCTTTTTGCCGTCGATTTTGAAATGACGGAGGGTATCTTTCTGGACGATCCGGCCGCGCAGCACGAGCTGCTGTTCCGGGTTCCGGCCGGTTCGAACATTCCGAAAACAAAAGTACCTGCGGAACGCGGAACTTTCGAAGCTAGCCCCGAACCCTATGAGGTCTATCTGTCGCGCTTCGACGTAGTGATGCAGGGATTGCAACGCGGCGATTCGTTTCTGGCGAACCTGACGCTCCGGACACCTCTCGCCCTGTCTGTTCCGCTGCAGGAGGTGATTCTGCACAGCGATGCCCCTTATTGCCTCTATGTGCCGGGGCGCTTCGCCTGTTTTTCGCCGGAGCGTTTCGTTCGCATAGCCGATGGACGTATCTCGACCAATCCGATGAAGGGAACCATCGACGCCTCAATCCCCGATGCCGCACAGGCCATTCTCGCCGATCCCAAGGAGACGGCGGAACACTATACCGTCGTAGACCTGCTCCGCAATGATCTGGGCATGGTTGCCGAGCGGGTCGAAGTCAAACGTTTCCGCTATATAGACACCCTGCGGACGAACCGGGGAGATATTTTGCAGGTCAGTTCGGAGATCGTCGGGACGCTGCCCGAGGACAGTTTCTCCCGCATGGGCGACATCCTGTTCCGGATGTTGCCGGCGGGCTCCGTATCGGGCGCTCCCAAGCGCTCGACGTTGGAACTGATCCGACGGGCTGAGGAACGGCCGCGGGGATTTTATACCGGAGTCTTCGGTTATTTCGACGGCCGGGAGTTGGACAGCGCCGTGATGATACGCTATATCGAACAGACGGACGGCGGTATGTATTTCCGCAGTGGCGGCGGAATAACCGTGATGAGCCGGCCTGAGGAAGAGTACGACGAGGTGTTGAAAAAAATCTATCTGCCATTCCTATGA
- a CDS encoding IS110 family transposase, with product MKSEIKKIEAAIKHIINTSPDLKTSFKLVTSLKGVSLIVGTYMIVYTCNFTKFANWRKFACYCGIAPFGHQSGVSVKGPAQVSPIANKQLKRLLHLAAVSAASHDPELREYYIRRQSEGKSKMSTLNIIRNKIVARAFAIVKRGTPYVNIRQYAA from the coding sequence TTGAAATCGGAAATCAAGAAAATAGAAGCGGCTATCAAGCATATAATTAACACCAGCCCAGACCTTAAAACCTCTTTCAAATTGGTGACCTCGCTGAAAGGCGTAAGTCTTATCGTGGGAACATACATGATCGTATATACCTGTAACTTTACCAAATTTGCAAACTGGCGTAAATTCGCCTGCTACTGCGGCATAGCACCGTTCGGCCATCAGTCCGGGGTCAGTGTCAAAGGCCCCGCGCAAGTAAGTCCCATCGCCAATAAACAACTGAAACGATTACTCCATTTAGCGGCGGTAAGTGCAGCTTCGCACGATCCGGAGCTGCGCGAATATTACATCCGCAGGCAGTCGGAAGGAAAATCGAAGATGAGCACGCTCAACATAATCCGCAACAAAATCGTTGCCAGAGCATTCGCCATTGTAAAACGAGGGACTCCGTATGTGAATATCAGACAATATGCAGCTTAA
- a CDS encoding ferritin, producing MMTEKLQDALNRQIIAELWSANLYLSMSFYFRKQGFDGFAHWMKEQSREETEHACMFADYLIKRGGRNPTLTKVDEVPQSWDSPLDAFRHVYGHECEVSEMIDRLMQTAIEEKDNATQEFLWHFVREQVEEEATAESIAEKIRMAGDAGVLFLDAKLGER from the coding sequence ATGATGACAGAAAAATTGCAAGATGCCCTAAACAGGCAAATCATTGCAGAACTATGGTCTGCAAACCTCTACCTCTCGATGTCGTTTTATTTCAGGAAACAGGGATTCGACGGATTCGCACACTGGATGAAAGAACAGTCCCGCGAGGAGACCGAACATGCCTGCATGTTCGCCGATTATCTGATCAAACGCGGCGGGCGGAATCCGACGCTGACGAAAGTCGACGAAGTACCGCAAAGCTGGGATTCTCCGCTGGATGCGTTCCGGCATGTCTACGGACACGAATGCGAAGTATCGGAGATGATCGACAGACTGATGCAAACGGCCATCGAGGAGAAGGACAACGCAACTCAGGAGTTCCTCTGGCATTTTGTCCGGGAACAGGTCGAAGAGGAAGCCACGGCCGAATCTATCGCAGAGAAGATTCGGATGGCCGGGGACGCCGGCGTTCTTTTTCTCGATGCAAAACTGGGCGAACGTTAA